One Oryza brachyantha chromosome 3, ObraRS2, whole genome shotgun sequence DNA segment encodes these proteins:
- the LOC102711869 gene encoding ADP-ribosylation factor-related protein 1-like gives MFSLAYGLWKYIFNKTEFHVLILGVDKAGKTTLLEKIKSTYLKGEGLTPDRIVPTVGLNIGRIEDANAKLVFWDLGGQVGLRTIWEKYYQEAHAIIYVIDAAAASSFEDAKSALEKVLRHEDLKGAPLLIFANKQDLAGVITDEELARYLHLKELDERPYMFQAVSAYDGRGIKSGIDWVVEQMERSKRTEVLRARAGITGQI, from the exons ATGTTCTCCCTGGCGTATGGTCTATGGAAGTACATCTTTAACAAGACAGAGTTTCATGTTCTTATTCTAGGTGTTGACAAGGCTGGCAAAACG ACCCTGCTCGAAAAGATAAAATCGACTTATCTGAAAGGAGAAGGGCTTACACCTGATCGCATTGTTCCCACTGTTGGACTTAATATTGGTCGTATTGAAGATGCAAACGCAAAGCTTGTTTTCTGGGATCTGGGAGGTCAG GTCGGACTTCGCACAATCTGGGAAAAATATTATCAAGAGGCCCATGctataatatatgttattgatgctgctgctgcatcgtCATTCGAAGATGCCAAATCTGCTCTAG AAAAGGTTCTTCGTCATGAGGATCTGAAAGGGGCACCACTGCtgatatttgcaaacaaacag GATTTGGCAGGGGTCATCACTGATGAGGAATTAGCTAGATATCTGCACCTTAAAGAGCTAGATGAGAGGCCATATATGTTTCAAGCTGTATCTGCCTATGATGG GAGGGGAATCAAATCTGGCATAGACTGGGTGGTGGAACAGATGGAAAGAAGTAAACGAACCGAGGTTCTAAGAGCGCGAGCGGGCATAACCGGGCAGATTTAG
- the LOC102703200 gene encoding uncharacterized protein LOC102703200: MDFSGGGGAATGRVQAERWLEIAGKLLAARDLVGCKRFAERAVEADPLLPGADELLAVTDVLLASQSVLPSGFPDPLAVLQLPPGTNPADHAAASRAFRRLALLLQQTTNPHPGADVALRLVYEAYAILSDPSRRPPPSIPLGHVPVAPSQPAATAESPEFWTACPFCCFVHQYQRELIGRALKCPNESCRKGFVAIEISTPPTIVPGTEMYHCAWGFFPLGFPTSADLNGNWKPFYKMFPWNNAPARGGSSGRGGRGGSSAARQPQNGSARGGSSRGRVKKTTARKKVGAGLKRRSLGGGVESGIEPSMLGQDGWAEGEEAGDERAEEVRGININEEAQSTDGTTRGNVNTRGNVSGGVEDMGTFHLDVDPSEDILGNLQNLPFLRVDNLGRML; encoded by the coding sequence ATGGacttctccggcggcggcggcgcggcgaccgGGAGGGTGCAGGCCGAGCGGTGGCTGGAGATCGCCGGGAagctcctcgccgcgcgcgacCTCGTGGGGTGCAAGCGCTTCGCGGAGCGCGCGGTGGAGGCGGACCCGCTCCTCCCGGGcgccgacgagctcctcgccgtcaccgacgtcctcctcgcctcccAGTCGGTCCTCCCCTCGGGATTCCCGGACCCGCTCGCTGTCCTCCAGCTGCCCCCGGGCACCAACCCGGCCGACCACGCCGCGGCCTCCCGCGCcttccgccgcctcgcgctcctcctccagcAGACCACGAACCCTCACCCgggcgccgacgtcgccctCCGCCTGGTCTACGAGGCCTACGCCATCCTCTCCgatccctcccgccgcccgccgccctccATCCCTCTTGGCCATGTTCCTGTTGCCCCGTCCCAgccagccgccaccgccgaatCCCCGGAGTTCTGGACGGCGTGCCCCTTCTGCTGCTTCGTCCACCAGTACCAGCGCGAGCTCATCGGCCGCGCTCTCAAGTGCCCCAACGAGTCTTGCCGCAAGGGTTTCGTGGCTATCGAGATCTCCACCCCGCCCACCATCGTGCCGGGCACCGAGATGTACCACTGTGCCTGGGGTTTCTTCCCCCTCGGCTTCCCCACCTCTGCTGACCTCAATGGTAACTGGAAGCCCTTCTACAAGATGTTCCCTTGGAACAATGCGCCAGCTCGTGGGGGCTCAAGTGGTAGGGGGGGCCGTGGGGGAAGCAGCGCTGCTCGCCAGCCGCAAAATGGGAGTGCTCGGGGTGGGTCATCCAGAGGTAGGGTCAAGAAGACAACTGCTCGCAAGAAGGTTGGGGCGGGGCTCAAGAGGCGATCTCTCGGCGGTGGCGTAGAGAGTGGCATTGAGCCATCGATGCTTGGGCAGGATGGATGGGCTGAGGGTGAGGAGGCTGGTGATGAACGGGCAGAGGAGGTGAGGGGGATCAACATAAATGAAGAGGCGCAGTCTACAGATGGTACAACCAGGGGAAATGTTAACACCAGGGGCAATGTCAGCGGTGGGGTTGAGGACATGGGCACCTTCCATTTGGATGTGGATCCATCTGAAGATATTTTGGGGAATTTGCAGAACTTGCCGTTCTTGAGGGTAGACAATCTTGGGCGGATGCTGTAA